In Candidatus Omnitrophota bacterium, the DNA window GCCGTGAAAAGATTTGAGGCATGTTATGACCTCGTACCGGCCTTTATCATGGCCGTACTTACGGGCCAGTTTTACCGCAGCCTCATTCGCTTCAGCGCCCGAATTCGCGAAGAAGACCTTCCCGGGGAAAGAATTCTTTATTATAGCCTCCGCGAGTTTAGCCTGCAGTTCGCTGTAATAATTATTCGATACATGCAGAAGTCTCTTTGCCTGCTTATTTATGGCCGCTACCACCGTCGGGTGGCAATGGCCTATGCCGGAAACAGCCCAGCCCGGGAAGAAATCGAGATAAAATTTGCCGTCTATGTCCCAAACTTTCACTCCTTTAGCCTGCTCCAGGCATAAAGGCACTCTCTTATACGTGCGCATTATGTATTTATCGTACATCCGCACGACGGATTCTGTCTTTTTTTTCTGCATGAAAAAATCCTCTCTAGTTGTAAGTTTTAAGCGGTAAGCTGTAAGTGAAGGCCTTAAATTATGTCTTGCTTAAAACTTATGACTTACAGCTTATAACTACCTAATAATTTCAGTCCCTATCCCCCTATCGGTGAATATCTCCAGCAGCAGCGCGTGAGGAACGGACGCATTAAGGATGTGCGACTTCTTTACGCCGCCGTTTATGGCGTTTACGCATGCCTGCGCTTTAGGGATCATGCCGGAATCTATGATCTTCTTATTAATAAGTTTCTTTATTTCCCGCGCTGTCAGGGTGCGATACAGGCTTTTCGGGTCTTTTTTGTCCTTCATGATGCCGTTGACATTTGTCAGGAGTACGAACTTCTCAGCCTTAAGAGCTATCGCTATCTCGTTCGCCACGTCGTCCGCGTTCACATTATACATATTTCCGTCCCTGCCGACGCCGAGCGGATATATCACCGGTATTATGTCGTCATCGATAAGCTGTTTCACGACTGTTGTATCTACCGAGGTCACCTCTCCGACAAACCCAAGGTCATAATCCAGTTGCATCTTCCTTACCCTGATGAGGTTGTTCTCCCTGCCGCTCAGGCCGAAGGCCTTTGCGCCCATACTCTTCATGGCGGAA includes these proteins:
- the argB gene encoding acetylglutamate kinase — translated: MKEAIKKSEVLIEALPYIKKFAGKVIVIKYGGAAVDEKGLDDGILEDIIFMNFAGMHPVVIHGGGPFISKMMKKAGIEPKFIHGRRVTDRQSIDIIDRALYKINRSIVSAMKSMGAKAFGLSGRENNLIRVRKMQLDYDLGFVGEVTSVDTTVVKQLIDDDIIPVIYPLGVGRDGNMYNVNADDVANEIAIALKAEKFVLLTNVNGIMKDKKDPKSLYRTLTAREIKKLINKKIIDSGMIPKAQACVNAINGGVKKSHILNASVPHALLLEIFTDRGIGTEIIR